One window of the Salvelinus alpinus chromosome 13, SLU_Salpinus.1, whole genome shotgun sequence genome contains the following:
- the LOC139537068 gene encoding spectrin beta chain, non-erythrocytic 1-like isoform X3, translating into MELDHQRNREPCLSPAAFVNQVQYSNILEGRFKQLQDEREAVQKKTFTKWVNSHLGRVTCRIGDLYTDLRDGRMLIRLLEVLSGEQLPKPTKGRMRIHCLENVDKALQFLKEQKVHLENMGSHDIVDGNHRLTLGLIWTIILRFQIQDISVETGDNKEKKSAKEALLLWCQMKTAGYPNVNVHNFTTSWRDGLAFNAIVHKHRPDVIEFDSLKRSNAHYNLQNAFNIAENKLGLTKLLDPEDVNVDQPDEKSIITYVATYYHYFSKMKALAVEGKRVGKVLDYAIEADQLVGNYESLASELLQWIEQTILTLNDRQLANSLSAVQNQLQAFNTYRTVEKPPKFTEKGNLEVLLFTIQSKMRANNQKVYMPREGKLISDINKAWERLEKAEHERELALRNELIRQEKLEMLAARFDRKAAMRETWLSENQRLVSQDNFGVDLGAVDAATRKHEAIETDIGAYGERVAAVEAVARELEAENYHDVRRVLARRDNVLRLWEYLKELLAARRERLNAHRDLQRLLQEMRSIMDWMGEMKGRLQSQDSGKHLHDVEDLLQTHNLVEADISAQAEGVRGVQGAAQRFTSDQQVYKPCEPALVGEKVSLLGRAYEELGQLAGERRVRLEESRRLWQFLWELGEEAAWIREQEQILAGGDCGRDLASALHLLSKHEAFRDEMAARYGPLGNSIAAGQTLVEEGHIGAPECTERIGDVRAQWAHLEETSQLREQQLKEAVALHQFQTDANDMEAWILETLRQVSSQEVGHDEFSTQTLARKQREVEEEIQSHRTLIDSLHEQALSLPPVHANSPQVEGRLPAIEQRYHELEALSASRRQALEGALALYRMYSEAGACQLWVGEKEQWLDGMQIPTKLEDLEVVQQRFETLEPEMNNLGTRISDVNQVAQQLLGSDNRSKEQIHQTQDQLNNRWKEFQRLADQRKHALESALNIQNYHLECNEIQSWMREKTKVIESTESLGNDLAGVMALQRKLTGMERDLEAIQGKLDDLKKEAEKLAEEHPDQAEEIHAHLGEIQEVWQELNATMKRREESLGEASKLQGFLRDLDDFQSWLSRTQTAVASEDIPTSLPEAEGLLSQHESIKNEVDNYKEDYEKMRAVGDEVTQGQTDAQYMFLAQRLQALDTGWQDLRRMWENRHSLLAQAFDFQSFLRDVKQAEGFLNSQEYVLSHTEMPSSLQGAEEAIKKHEDFLTTMEASEEKITGVVEAGRRLVNDLNANSDKIQEKADSIQERHQKNREAANELLSKLKDNRELQHFLQDGQELTLWINEKMLTAQDMSYDEARNLHSKWQKHQAFMAELASNKDWLDKIDKEGQALVTEKPELQPVVQQTLEGLQSQWEELENTTRTKAQCLFDANRAELFTQSCSALDVWLKNLSGQLQSDDFGKDLTSVNILLKKHQMLEHQMEVREKEVQSLQSQALALSQEDAGGAVVEVDCQQRRVTDSFSQLQDPLNQRRQLLLASKEGHQFNRDLEDEILWVKERMPLATSTDHGKDLSSVQLLIKKNQTLQKEIQGHQPRIDDIQTHRRGMSPGQEEMDGERQSALEGRLAELRDSWAQLIAETDERHARLVEANRAQQFYTDAAEAEAWMGEQELHMMSEEKAKDEQSALVMVKKHQTLEQTLEDYAQPIHQLANSSRTMMTSEHPESERINLRQAQVDKLYAGLKDLAEERRGRLQERLRLTQLKREVDDLEQWIAEREVVAGSHELGQDYEHVTMLRDKFREFARDTSTIGQERVDGVNGLADDLIESGHPENASVAEWKDGLNEAWADLLELIDTRTQMLSASYELHRFHQDAREALGRVREKKEALPSDLGRDLNTVQHLHRQHTAYEHDIQALSGQVNQVQDDAARLQKAYAGEKAEEIHRSERSVTEAWEGLLGAGQARRHVLLDTVEKFRFVNMVRDLMLWMDGVNLQIDAHDSPRDVSSAGLVIANHQDIKSEIETRADSFTTCNEMGHSLINNNHYAADEILEKLDQLQGKRDEISNKWQDKMDHLLIVLEVLQFGRDACVAETWLAGQEPLVRGAELGSNVDEVESLIKRHEAFEKLAAGWEERFTLLEKLTTLEEQEIQRREEEERARRTPTPPPTEEVAPSEAETHDARTSLDQTTLNQSVSVNGVHSYQDTSQSLSVSSVSVEKKEKCEPVSKPVSKPKHPLRGSESDSVNGPGRDSGLASSRLDPSATLPSKGDDAGTDAMEGLLYRKQEMETHAKRAASSFSLSSHRSWQNVYCVLRKGSLGFYKDQKSASNGIPYHGEVPISLGEAVCEVAHGYKKRKHVFKLRLGDGKEFLFQAKDEPEMASWIHSIHSSIPAGGSGDRSPGGPRVLSRAMTMPPISPSSAEAAGVTMRNKEGKEKDREKRFSFFGKKK; encoded by the exons ATCCAGGACATCAGTGTGGAGACTGGGGATAACAAGGAGAAGAAGTCTGCCAAAGAGGCCCTGCTTCTCTGGTGCCAGATGAAGACCGCTGG GTACCCCAACGTCAACGTTCACAACTTCACCACCAGCTGGAGAGACGGCCTGGCTTTCAACGCCATCGTGCACAAACACAG ACCGGACGTGATTGAGTTTGACAGCCTGAAGCGGTCCAACGCCCACTACAACCTCCAGAATGCCTTCAACATAGCAGAGAATAAGCTGGGCCTCACCAAACTCCTGGACCCAGAAG ATGTCAACGTTGACCAGCCGGATGAGAAGTCCATCATCACCTACGTGGCCACCTACTACCACTACTTCTCCAAGATGAAGGCCCTGGCTGTGGAGGGCAAGAGGGTTGGCAAG gTGCTGGACTATGCCATTGAGGCTGACCAGCTGGTTGGGAACTATGAGAGCCTGGCGTCAGAGCTGCTGCAGTGGATCGAGCAGACCATTCTGACCCTGAACGACCGTCAGCTGGCCAACTCCCTGAGCGCCGTGCAGAACCAGCTGCAAGCCTTCAACACCTACCGCACCGTGGAGAAACCCCCTAA GTTCACAGAGAAAGGCAACCTGGAAGTGCTGCTGTTCACCATCCAGAGCAAGATGAGAGCCAACAACCAGAAGGTGTACATGCCCAGAGAGGGCAAGCTCATCTCTGACATAAACAAG GCGTGGGAGCGCCTGGAGAAGGCGGAGCACGAGCGGGAGCTGGCGCTGAGGAACGAGCTGATTCGCCAGGAGAAGCTGGAGATGCTCGCCGCTCGTTTCGACCGCAAGGCCGCCATGAGGGAGACCTGGCTGAGCGAGAACCAGCGGCTCGTCTctcag GACAACTTTGGCGTGGACCTGGGAGCGGTGGACGCCGCGACTCGTAAACACGAGGCCATCGAGACGGACATCGGGGCGTATGGGGAGCGCGTGGCGGCCGTGGAGGCGGTGGCCAGGGAGCTGGAGGCAGAGAACTACCACGACGTGCGCCGTGTGCTGGCGAGGAGGGACAACGTGCTGCGGCTGTGGGAGTACCTGAAGGAGCTGTTAGCCGCTCGCAGGGAGAGACTCAACGCACACCGAGACCTGCAGAGACTGCTGCAGGAGATGAGATCCATCATGGACTGGATGGGAGAGATGAAG GGTCGTCTGCAGTCCCAGGACAGTGGGAAGCACCTGCATGATGTGGAGGACCTGCTGCAGACTCACAACCTGGTGGAGGCAGACATCTCAGCCCAGGCAGAGGGGGTCCGCGGGGTCCAGGGAGCCGCTCAGCGCTTCACCTCGGACCAACAGG TCTACAAACCGTGTGAGCCGGCGCTGGTGGGAGAGAAGGTGTCTCTGCTGGGCCGGGCCTATGAGGAGCTGGGCCAGCTGGCTGGGGAGCGGAGGGTGCGCCTCGAGGAGTCACGGCGCCTCTGGCAGTTCCTGTGGGAGCTGGGAGAGGAGGCGGCCTGGATCAGAGAGCAGGAGCAGATCCTGGCTGGAGGAGACTGTGGCCGCGACCTCGCCTCCGCCCTGCACCTCCTCAGCAAGCACGAGGCCTTCAGGGACGAGATGGCAGCCCGCTACGGCCCTCTGGGCAACAGCATCGCTGCCGGACAGACCCTGGTGGAGGAGGGACACATTGGAGCCCCAGAGTGCACTGAGAGGATCGGGGACGTCCGCGCTCAGTGGGCACACCTGGAGGAG ACGTCCCAGCTGAGGGAGCAGCAGCTGAAGGAGGCGGTGGCCCTGCACCAGTTCCAGACGGACGCCAACGACATGGAGGCCTGGATCCTGGAGACGCTGCGCCAGGTGTCCAGCCAGGAGGTGGGCCACGACGAGTTCTCCACCCAGACCTTGGCCCGCAagcagagggaggtggaggaggagatccaGAGCCACCGCACCCTCATCGACTCCCTGCACGAGCAGGCCCTCAGCCTGCCCCCGGTCCATGCAAACTCCCCTCAG GTAGAGGGACGTCTGCCTGCCATAGAGCAGCGTTACCACGAGCTGGAGGCCCTGTCTGCGTCGCGGCGTCAGGCCCTGGAGGGGGCGCTGGCCCTCTACCGCATGTACAGCGAGGCGGGCGCCTGCCAGCTGTGGGtgggggagaaggaacagtggctGGACGGCATGCAGATCCCCACCAAACTGGAAGACCTGGAGGTGGTGCAGcagag gttCGAGACCCTGGAGCCTGAGATGAACAACCTGGGGACTCGTATCTCTGATGTCAACCAGGTGGCCCAACAGCTGCTGGGATCAGACAACCGCAGCAAAGAGCAGATCCACCAGACGCAAGACCAGCTCAACAACAG GTGGAAGGAGTTCCAGCGTCTGGCGGACCAGAGGAAACATGCCCTGGAGTCGGCCCTCAACATCCAGAACTACCACCTGGAGTGTAACGAGATCCAGAGCTGGATGAGAGAGAAGACCAAGGTGATCGAGTCCACCGAGAGCCTGGGCAACGACCTGGCTGGTGTCATGGCCCTGCAGCGCAAACTCACCggcatggagagagacctggaggcCATTCAG GGTAAGTTGGACGACCtgaagaaggaggcagagaagcTGGCTGAGGAGCACCCGGACCAGGCAGAGGAGATCCATGCCCACCTGGGGGAGATCCAGGAGGTGTGGCAGGAGCTCAACGCCACCATGAAGCGGCGTGAGGAGTCTCTGGGCGAGGCCAGCAAGCTGCAGGGCTTCCTCCGGGACCTGGATGACTTCCAGTCCTGGCTGTCCCGCACGCAGACCGCCGTGGCGTCCGAGGACATCCCCACCTCGCTGCCAGAGGCTGAGGGCCTGCTCTCCCAGCACGAGAGCATCAAGAACGAGGTGGACAACTACAAGGAGGACTATGAGAAGATGCGGGCGGTGGGTGACGAGGTGACCCAGGGCCAGACGGACGCCCAGTACATGTTCCTGGCCCAGAGGCTGCAGGCGCTGGACACCGGCTGGCAAGATCTGCGCCGGATGTGGGAGAACCGCCACAGCCTTCTGGCCCAAGCCTTCGACTTCCAGAGCTTCCTGAGGGACGTCAAGCAGGCTGAGGGTTTCCTCAACAGCCAG GAGTATGTGCTGTCCCACACTGAGATGCCCTCCAGCCTGCAGGGGGCAGAGGAGGCCATCAAGAAGCACGAGGACTTCCTGACCACCATGGAGGCCAGCGAGGAGAAAATCACGGGCGTGGTAGAGGCCGGACGCCGCCTGGTCAACGACCTTAACGCCAACTCTGACAAGATCCAGGAGAAGGCCGACTCCATCCAGGAGAGACATCAGAAGAATAGGGAAGCTGCAAATGAACTCCTGTCTAAACTGAAGGACAACCGCGAACTTCAGCATTTCCTGCAGGACGGACAAGAG ctgaCTCTGTGGATCAATGAGAAGATGCTGACTGCTCAGGACATGTCGTACGACGAGGCCAGGAACCTCCACAGCAAGTGGCAGAAACACCAGGCCTTCATGGCTGAGCTGGCCTCCAACAAAGACTGGCTGGATAAGATCGATAAG GAGGGCCAGGCCCTGGTGACAGAGAAGCCAGAGCTACAGCCTGTAGTCCAGCAAACTCTGGAGGGCCTGCAGAGCCAATGGGAAGAGCTAGAGAACACTACACGCACCAAGGCTCAGTGCCTCTTCGATGCCAACAGGGCGGAGCTCTTCACCCAGAGCTGCTCTGCTCTGGACGTGTGGCTGAAGAACCTGTCAGGGCAGCTTCAGAGCGACGACTTCGGCAAGGACCTGACCTCCGTCAACATCCTGCTCAAGAAGCACCAG atgctgGAGCACCAGATGGAGGTGCGTGAGAAGGAGGTGCAGTCGCTGCAGTCCCAGGCGCTGGCGTTGTCCCAGGAAGATGCTGGTGGGGCCGTGGTGGAGGTGGACTGCCAGCAGAGACGTGTCACTGACAGCTTCTCCCAGCTCCAGGACCCCCTCAACCAGAGGCGGCAGCTACTGCTGGCTTCCAAGGAGGGCCACCAGTtcaacagagacctggaggatgagATT CTATGGGTGAAGGAGAGGATGCCCCTGGCCACATCCACCGACCATGGGAAGGACCTGTCCAGTGTGCAGCTGCTCATCAAGAAGAACCAG ACTTTGCAGAAGGAGATCCAGGGCCACCAGCCCCGTATTGATGACATCCAGACCCACCGCAGGGGGATGTCCCCAGGGCAGGAGGAGATGGACGGGGAGAGGCAGTCTGCTCTGGAGGGCCGTCTGGCGGAGCTCCGAGACTCCTGGGCCCAGCTCATCGCTGAGACGGACGAGCGCCACGCCCGGCTGGTGGAGGCCAACCGCGCCCAGCAGTTCTACACCGACGCTGCCGAGGCCGAGGCCTGGATGGGAGAGCAGGAGCTACACATGATGTCAGAGGAGAAGgccaag gATGAGCAGAGTGCTCTGGTGATGGTGAAGAAGCACCAGACGTTAGAGCAGACCCTGGAGGACTACGCCCAGCCCATCCACCAGCTGGCCAACAGCAGCCGCACCATGATGACCAGCGAACACCCAGAGAG CGAGCGTATCAACCTACGGCAAGCCCAGGTGGACAAGCTGTACGCAGGGCTGAAGGACCTGGCTGAGGAGCGGCGTGGGCGTCTGCAGGAGAGGCTGAGGCTGACCCAGCTGAAGAGAGAGGTGGACGACCTGGAGCAGTGGATCgcagagagggaggtggtggCTGGATCCCATGAGCTGGGACAGGACTACGAACATGTCACC atGCTGCGGGACAAGTTCCGCGAGTTTGCTCGGGACACCAGCACCATCGGCCAGGAGCGCGTGGACGGCGTTAACGGGCTGGCCGATGACCTCATCGAGTCGGGTCACCCTGAGAACGCCAGCGTGGCGGAGTGGAAGGACGGTCTGAACGAGGCGTGGGCCGACCTGCTGGAGCTGATCGACACGCGCACCCAGATGCTGTCCGCCTCCTACGAGCTGCACCGCTTCCACCAGGACGCCCGCGAGGCGCTGGGGAGGGTCCGGGAGAAGAAGGAGGCGCTGCCCTCTGACCTGGGGCGTGACCTCAACACCGTCCAGCACCTCCACCGACAGCACACCGCCTACGAGCATGACATCCAGGCCCTCAGCGGACAG GTGAACCAGGTGCAGGACGACGCGGCGCGGCTGCAGAAGGCCTACGCCGGGGAGAAGGCCGAGGAGATCCACCGGAGTGAGCGCTCTGTCACTGAGGCCTGGGAGGGTCTGCTGGGGGCCGGCCAGGCTCGCCGACACGTCCTGCTGGACACCGTGGAGAAGTTCCGTTTCGTCAACATGGTGCGTGACCTCATGCTGTGGATGGACGGGGTCAACCTGCAGATCGACGCCCACGACAGCCCCAG ggacGTGTCCTCTGCAGGGTTGGTCATAGCCAACCATCAGGACATCAAGTCTGAGATCGAGACCCGGGCAGACAGCTTCACCACCTGCAATGAGATGGGACACTCTCTCATCAACAACAACCACTATGCAGCTGATGAG ATCCTGGAGAAACTGGACCAGCTCCAGGGCAAGAGAGATGAGATCAGCAACAAGTGGCAGGACAAGATGGACCACCTCCTGATAG TTCTGGAGGTGCTGCAGTTTGGCCGGGATGCGTGCGTGGCAGAGACATGGCTGGCAGGCCAGGAGCCCCTGGTGCGGGGGGCCGAGCTGGGCTCTAACGTGGACGAGGTGGAGAGCCTGATCAAACGCCACGAGGCCTTCGAGAAGCTGGCCGCCGGCTGGGAGGAGCGCTTCACCCTGCTGGAGAAACTCACCACG CTGGAGGAGCAGGAGAtccagaggagggaggaggaggagagggcgagGCGAACCCCCACACCACCCCCGACAGAAGAGGTGGCCCCGTCTGAGGCCGAAACACATGATGCCAG GACCAGCCTAGACCAGACCACACTGAACCAGTCAGTATCAGTGAATGGAGTCCACAGCTACCAGGACACCTCCCAG TCGTTATCAGTATCATCAGTGTCAGTGGAAAAGAAAGAGAAGTGTGAACCTGTCTCTAAACCTGTGTCTAAGCCAAAGCATCCGCTGCGC GGTTCTGAGTCCGACTCTGTGAATGGTCCGGGGAGAGACAGCGGGCTGGCGTCTTCACGCCTGGACCCGTCTGCCACGCTACCCAGCAAGGGAGATGACGCTGGCACAGACGCCATGGAAGGCCTGCTCTACCGCAAGCAGGAGATGGAGACCCACGCCAAGAGGGCAGCTAGCAG cttctctctctcttcccatagGTCCTGGCAGAATGTGTACTGCGTTCTGCGTAAGGGCAGCCTTGGCTTCTACAAGGACCAGAAGAGCGCCTCCAACGGGATCCCCTACCACGGAGAAGTCCCCATCAGCCTGGGAGAGGCTGTGTGTGAGGTGGCGCACGGCTACAAGAAGAGGAAACACGTCTTCAAGCtacg GCTAGGGGATGGTAAGGAGTTCCTGTTCCAAGCTAAAGATGAG CCGGAGATGGCCTCGTGGATCCACTCCATTCATAGCTCCATCCCAGCAGGGGGGTCAGGAGACCGCTCCCCCGGAGGCCCCAGGGTCCTGAGCCGAGCCATGACTATGCCCCCCATCTCCCCTAGCTCAGCGGAGGCTGCAGGGGTCACCATGCGCAACAAGGAGGGCAAGGAGAAGGACCGCGAAAAGAGGTTCAGCTTCTTTGGCAAGAAGAAATAA